Proteins from a genomic interval of Salvelinus alpinus chromosome 7, SLU_Salpinus.1, whole genome shotgun sequence:
- the LOC139580710 gene encoding mismatch repair endonuclease PMS2-like isoform X2 yields the protein MTSQLNPIAGIFSGSEPAGTIKAIDRHSVHQICSGQVVLTLATAVKELVENSIDAGATNVDIKLKDSGTELVEVSDNGKGVEEVNFEGLTLKHHTSKLKDFSDLIHVETFGFRGEALSSLCALSDLSVVTCHEAAQVGTKLVFDHNGHLTQRSPHPRQQGTTVSLSQLFYTLPVRHKEFQRNIKKEYTKMIHVLQSYCIVSTGVRITCTNQTGQGKRTPVLCTSGKQSMRDNIGAIFGPKQLQSLLLFQQLSPTDNIKEDYGLSNADLPKDLFTISGFVSRGDHGVGRSATDRQFFYINNRPCDPSKVSKVVNEVYHMFNRHQYPFVALNITVASECVDVNVTPDKRQIFLQEEKLLLAIMKSSLIAMYETGVNKISLNHMSYSTTSKHTLQDSYRPAEPPSDMEGCQVPSSEMAPEAGDDSESVIPSPQPFLNLAGLKAAFSMHNSPGSGSKSSATKAANTGPTQKKLQSFFGGSDKSQNTHGPSLQSPLKSSRGAVKCSPVGRSVLEGFRYGRTPNSDVDSGRESVLSEHSFPTATPESLYATTGSEFNSPDITVDDEPIIKSEALDEPFNEERTVAKHFDRPIEQRISETSVEMSFSPNAKKAKLEDGQFSSEYKTTHSASSEGSSGSNVDAPVCVQKRAVPLQFSVQELFGRVRRLQEQRREKAEDGLRYRRFRAKISPGENQSAEDELKKEICKDSFKDMEIIGQFNLGFIITKLNSDIFMIDQHATDEKYNFEMLQQHTALQGQRLIVPQNLHLTAVSENVLMENLEIFRKNGFDFLIDEEAQVMERVKLVSLPTSKNWTFGPGDIEELIFMLSDSPGVMCRPSRVRQMFASRACRKSVMIGTALSTSEMKKLVVHMGEIEQPWNCPHGRPTMRHLVNLNIISED from the exons ATGACGTCGCAACTGAACCCTATTGCAGGTATATTCAGTGG CTCTGAACCAGCTGGAACCATCAAGGCCATTGACAGGCACTCTGTGCATCAGATCTGCTCTGGACAAGTTGTGTTGACCCTGGCTACAGCTGTCAAGGAACTGGTTGAAAACAGTATTGATGCAGGGGCCACCAATGTTG ACATTAAATTGAAGGACAGCGGAACAGAGCTTGTGGAAGTGTCTGACAACGGCAAAGGAGTGGAAGAGGTTAATTTTGAAGGACTAA CCTTGAAGCACCACACATCGAAGCTGAAGGATTTCTCTGACCTTATCCACGTGGAAACATTTGGCTTCCGAGGGGAAGCCCTCAGCTCTCTTTGTGCCCTCAG tgACCTCAGTGTTGTGACCTGTCATGAGGCTGCCCAGGTGGGCACCAAGCTGGTGTTTGACCACAACGGTCACCTGACCCAACGGTCACCCCACCCCAGGCAGCAGGGCACCACAGTCAGCCTGTCGCAGCTCTTCTACACCCTGCCTGTCCGACACAAGGAATTCCAACGCAACATCAAAAAG GAATACACCAAGATGATTCACGTGCTCCAGTCCTACTGCATCGTCTCTACAGGGGTTCGTATCACCTGCACCAACCAGACGGGACAGGGCAAACGCACCCCGGTCCTCTGCACCAGCGGCAAACAGAGCATGAGGGATAACATTGGAGCCATATTTGGCCCCAAACAGTTGCAGAGTCTGCTTCTATTCCAGCAGCTCTCCCCAACAGACAACATCAAGGAGGATTATGGACTGAGTAATGCAGACCTACCCAAAGACCTCTTCACAATCTCCGGTTTTGTGTCGCGAGGGGATCATGGTGTCGGGAGAAgtgccacagacagacagttctTTTACATCAACAACCGACCGTGTGATCCTTCTAAGGTCTCCAAGGTTGTGAATGAAGTGTATCACATGTTTAACAGACATCAGTATCCATTTGTTGCATTGAACATCACTGTTGCCTCAGAGTGTGTGGATGTGAATGTCACTCCAGACAAGCGTCAGATCTTCCTCCAGGAGGAGAAGCTCCTGCTAGCCATCATGAAAAGCTCTCTCATCGCCATGTACGAGACTGGAGTCAACAAGATCAGCCTGAACCACATGTCCTACTCCACCACCAGTAAACACACTTTACAAGATTCCTACAGACCAGCAGAGCCTCCATCTGATATGGAAGGATGCCAGGTTCCATCATCTGAGATGGCTCCTGAAGCTGGAGATGATTCAGAATCTGTTATACCAAGCCCCCAGCCTTTTCTCAACTTGGCTGGATTGAAGGCTGCTTTCTCCATGCACAACAGCCCAGGCAGTGGGTCCAAGTCGAGCGCTACTAAAGCTGCTAACACTGGTCCAACCCAGAAGAAACTGCAGTCTTTCTTCGGAGGCTCTGACAAGAGTCAGAACACACACGGGCCAAGTTTACAATCTCCTTTGAAATCCAGTcgaggtgcagtgaaatgttccCCTGTGGGGAGGTCTGTGCTGGAGGGGTTCAGGTATGGAAGGACGCCGAACAGCGACGTAGACTCTGGCAGAGAGAGCGTCCTGTCAGAGCACAGCTTCCCCACAGCCACCCCAGAGAGTCTCTATGCTACTACAGGGTCAGAGTTCaactcaccagacatcacagtaGATGACGAACCCATTATAAAAAGCGAGGCACTCGATGAACCCTTCAATGAGGAACGCACAGTTGCTAAGCACTTCGACCGGCCGATTGAACAACGTATTTCAGAGACGTCTGTGGAGATGAGCTTCAGTCCCAACGCCAAGAAGGCCAAACTAGAGGATGGTCAGTTCTCCTCGGAGTACAAGACCACACATTCAGCCAGTTCTGAAGGATCCTCTGGGTCTAATGTGGACGCACCAGTCTGTGTACAGAAGAGGGCAGTGCCACTGCAGTTCTCTGTACAGGAGCTGTTTGGGAGGGTGAGAAGGCTACAGGAACAGCGTAGAGAGAAGGCTGAAGACGGGCTGCGCTACAGACGCTTCAGAGCCAAAATCAGCCCTGGAGAGAATCAGAGTGCTGAGGATGAGCTGAAGAAAGAGATATG CAAAGACAGTTTTAAGGACATGGAGATAATCGGACAGTTTAACCTGGGCTTCATCATAACTAAGCTCAACTCTGACATCTTCATGATAGACCAGCACGCCACCGACGAGAAGTACAACTTCGAGATGCTTCAACAACACACTGCACTGCAAGGACAGAGACTCATTGT TCCACAGAATCTCCACCTCACAGCAGTCAGCGAGAACGTTCTCATGGAGAACCTTGAGATCTTCAGAAAGAATGGCTTTGATTTCCTCATAGATGAAGAGG CCCAGGTGATGGAGCGGGTGAAGCTGGTGTCCCTGCCAACCAGTAAGAACTGGACATTTGGTCCGGGGGACATCGAGGAGCTCATCTTCATGTTGAGTGACAGCCCAGGGGTCATGTGTCGACCGTCTCGTGTCAGGCAGATGTTCGCCTCCAGGGCCTGCAGGAAGTCG GTGATGATCGGTACTGCTCTGAGCACCAGTGAGATGAAGAAGCTTGTGGTTCATATGGGGGAGATAGAGCAGCCTTGGAACTGTCCACATGGCAGACCCACTATGAGACACCTTGTAAACTTGAACATCATCTCAGAAGACTGA
- the LOC139580710 gene encoding mismatch repair endonuclease PMS2-like isoform X3, giving the protein MTDASSEPAGTIKAIDRHSVHQICSGQVVLTLATAVKELVENSIDAGATNVDIKLKDSGTELVEVSDNGKGVEEVNFEGLTLKHHTSKLKDFSDLIHVETFGFRGEALSSLCALSDLSVVTCHEAAQVGTKLVFDHNGHLTQRSPHPRQQGTTVSLSQLFYTLPVRHKEFQRNIKKEYTKMIHVLQSYCIVSTGVRITCTNQTGQGKRTPVLCTSGKQSMRDNIGAIFGPKQLQSLLLFQQLSPTDNIKEDYGLSNADLPKDLFTISGFVSRGDHGVGRSATDRQFFYINNRPCDPSKVSKVVNEVYHMFNRHQYPFVALNITVASECVDVNVTPDKRQIFLQEEKLLLAIMKSSLIAMYETGVNKISLNHMSYSTTSKHTLQDSYRPAEPPSDMEGCQVPSSEMAPEAGDDSESVIPSPQPFLNLAGLKAAFSMHNSPGSGSKSSATKAANTGPTQKKLQSFFGGSDKSQNTHGPSLQSPLKSSRGAVKCSPVGRSVLEGFRYGRTPNSDVDSGRESVLSEHSFPTATPESLYATTGSEFNSPDITVDDEPIIKSEALDEPFNEERTVAKHFDRPIEQRISETSVEMSFSPNAKKAKLEDGQFSSEYKTTHSASSEGSSGSNVDAPVCVQKRAVPLQFSVQELFGRVRRLQEQRREKAEDGLRYRRFRAKISPGENQSAEDELKKEICKDSFKDMEIIGQFNLGFIITKLNSDIFMIDQHATDEKYNFEMLQQHTALQGQRLIVPQNLHLTAVSENVLMENLEIFRKNGFDFLIDEEAQVMERVKLVSLPTSKNWTFGPGDIEELIFMLSDSPGVMCRPSRVRQMFASRACRKSVMIGTALSTSEMKKLVVHMGEIEQPWNCPHGRPTMRHLVNLNIISED; this is encoded by the exons ATGACGGATGCAAG CTCTGAACCAGCTGGAACCATCAAGGCCATTGACAGGCACTCTGTGCATCAGATCTGCTCTGGACAAGTTGTGTTGACCCTGGCTACAGCTGTCAAGGAACTGGTTGAAAACAGTATTGATGCAGGGGCCACCAATGTTG ACATTAAATTGAAGGACAGCGGAACAGAGCTTGTGGAAGTGTCTGACAACGGCAAAGGAGTGGAAGAGGTTAATTTTGAAGGACTAA CCTTGAAGCACCACACATCGAAGCTGAAGGATTTCTCTGACCTTATCCACGTGGAAACATTTGGCTTCCGAGGGGAAGCCCTCAGCTCTCTTTGTGCCCTCAG tgACCTCAGTGTTGTGACCTGTCATGAGGCTGCCCAGGTGGGCACCAAGCTGGTGTTTGACCACAACGGTCACCTGACCCAACGGTCACCCCACCCCAGGCAGCAGGGCACCACAGTCAGCCTGTCGCAGCTCTTCTACACCCTGCCTGTCCGACACAAGGAATTCCAACGCAACATCAAAAAG GAATACACCAAGATGATTCACGTGCTCCAGTCCTACTGCATCGTCTCTACAGGGGTTCGTATCACCTGCACCAACCAGACGGGACAGGGCAAACGCACCCCGGTCCTCTGCACCAGCGGCAAACAGAGCATGAGGGATAACATTGGAGCCATATTTGGCCCCAAACAGTTGCAGAGTCTGCTTCTATTCCAGCAGCTCTCCCCAACAGACAACATCAAGGAGGATTATGGACTGAGTAATGCAGACCTACCCAAAGACCTCTTCACAATCTCCGGTTTTGTGTCGCGAGGGGATCATGGTGTCGGGAGAAgtgccacagacagacagttctTTTACATCAACAACCGACCGTGTGATCCTTCTAAGGTCTCCAAGGTTGTGAATGAAGTGTATCACATGTTTAACAGACATCAGTATCCATTTGTTGCATTGAACATCACTGTTGCCTCAGAGTGTGTGGATGTGAATGTCACTCCAGACAAGCGTCAGATCTTCCTCCAGGAGGAGAAGCTCCTGCTAGCCATCATGAAAAGCTCTCTCATCGCCATGTACGAGACTGGAGTCAACAAGATCAGCCTGAACCACATGTCCTACTCCACCACCAGTAAACACACTTTACAAGATTCCTACAGACCAGCAGAGCCTCCATCTGATATGGAAGGATGCCAGGTTCCATCATCTGAGATGGCTCCTGAAGCTGGAGATGATTCAGAATCTGTTATACCAAGCCCCCAGCCTTTTCTCAACTTGGCTGGATTGAAGGCTGCTTTCTCCATGCACAACAGCCCAGGCAGTGGGTCCAAGTCGAGCGCTACTAAAGCTGCTAACACTGGTCCAACCCAGAAGAAACTGCAGTCTTTCTTCGGAGGCTCTGACAAGAGTCAGAACACACACGGGCCAAGTTTACAATCTCCTTTGAAATCCAGTcgaggtgcagtgaaatgttccCCTGTGGGGAGGTCTGTGCTGGAGGGGTTCAGGTATGGAAGGACGCCGAACAGCGACGTAGACTCTGGCAGAGAGAGCGTCCTGTCAGAGCACAGCTTCCCCACAGCCACCCCAGAGAGTCTCTATGCTACTACAGGGTCAGAGTTCaactcaccagacatcacagtaGATGACGAACCCATTATAAAAAGCGAGGCACTCGATGAACCCTTCAATGAGGAACGCACAGTTGCTAAGCACTTCGACCGGCCGATTGAACAACGTATTTCAGAGACGTCTGTGGAGATGAGCTTCAGTCCCAACGCCAAGAAGGCCAAACTAGAGGATGGTCAGTTCTCCTCGGAGTACAAGACCACACATTCAGCCAGTTCTGAAGGATCCTCTGGGTCTAATGTGGACGCACCAGTCTGTGTACAGAAGAGGGCAGTGCCACTGCAGTTCTCTGTACAGGAGCTGTTTGGGAGGGTGAGAAGGCTACAGGAACAGCGTAGAGAGAAGGCTGAAGACGGGCTGCGCTACAGACGCTTCAGAGCCAAAATCAGCCCTGGAGAGAATCAGAGTGCTGAGGATGAGCTGAAGAAAGAGATATG CAAAGACAGTTTTAAGGACATGGAGATAATCGGACAGTTTAACCTGGGCTTCATCATAACTAAGCTCAACTCTGACATCTTCATGATAGACCAGCACGCCACCGACGAGAAGTACAACTTCGAGATGCTTCAACAACACACTGCACTGCAAGGACAGAGACTCATTGT TCCACAGAATCTCCACCTCACAGCAGTCAGCGAGAACGTTCTCATGGAGAACCTTGAGATCTTCAGAAAGAATGGCTTTGATTTCCTCATAGATGAAGAGG CCCAGGTGATGGAGCGGGTGAAGCTGGTGTCCCTGCCAACCAGTAAGAACTGGACATTTGGTCCGGGGGACATCGAGGAGCTCATCTTCATGTTGAGTGACAGCCCAGGGGTCATGTGTCGACCGTCTCGTGTCAGGCAGATGTTCGCCTCCAGGGCCTGCAGGAAGTCG GTGATGATCGGTACTGCTCTGAGCACCAGTGAGATGAAGAAGCTTGTGGTTCATATGGGGGAGATAGAGCAGCCTTGGAACTGTCCACATGGCAGACCCACTATGAGACACCTTGTAAACTTGAACATCATCTCAGAAGACTGA
- the LOC139580710 gene encoding mismatch repair endonuclease PMS2-like isoform X1, with protein MTTLRDDVATEPYCSSEPAGTIKAIDRHSVHQICSGQVVLTLATAVKELVENSIDAGATNVDIKLKDSGTELVEVSDNGKGVEEVNFEGLTLKHHTSKLKDFSDLIHVETFGFRGEALSSLCALSDLSVVTCHEAAQVGTKLVFDHNGHLTQRSPHPRQQGTTVSLSQLFYTLPVRHKEFQRNIKKEYTKMIHVLQSYCIVSTGVRITCTNQTGQGKRTPVLCTSGKQSMRDNIGAIFGPKQLQSLLLFQQLSPTDNIKEDYGLSNADLPKDLFTISGFVSRGDHGVGRSATDRQFFYINNRPCDPSKVSKVVNEVYHMFNRHQYPFVALNITVASECVDVNVTPDKRQIFLQEEKLLLAIMKSSLIAMYETGVNKISLNHMSYSTTSKHTLQDSYRPAEPPSDMEGCQVPSSEMAPEAGDDSESVIPSPQPFLNLAGLKAAFSMHNSPGSGSKSSATKAANTGPTQKKLQSFFGGSDKSQNTHGPSLQSPLKSSRGAVKCSPVGRSVLEGFRYGRTPNSDVDSGRESVLSEHSFPTATPESLYATTGSEFNSPDITVDDEPIIKSEALDEPFNEERTVAKHFDRPIEQRISETSVEMSFSPNAKKAKLEDGQFSSEYKTTHSASSEGSSGSNVDAPVCVQKRAVPLQFSVQELFGRVRRLQEQRREKAEDGLRYRRFRAKISPGENQSAEDELKKEICKDSFKDMEIIGQFNLGFIITKLNSDIFMIDQHATDEKYNFEMLQQHTALQGQRLIVPQNLHLTAVSENVLMENLEIFRKNGFDFLIDEEAQVMERVKLVSLPTSKNWTFGPGDIEELIFMLSDSPGVMCRPSRVRQMFASRACRKSVMIGTALSTSEMKKLVVHMGEIEQPWNCPHGRPTMRHLVNLNIISED; from the exons ATGACTACTCTGAGAGATGACGTCGCAACTGAACCCTATTGCAG CTCTGAACCAGCTGGAACCATCAAGGCCATTGACAGGCACTCTGTGCATCAGATCTGCTCTGGACAAGTTGTGTTGACCCTGGCTACAGCTGTCAAGGAACTGGTTGAAAACAGTATTGATGCAGGGGCCACCAATGTTG ACATTAAATTGAAGGACAGCGGAACAGAGCTTGTGGAAGTGTCTGACAACGGCAAAGGAGTGGAAGAGGTTAATTTTGAAGGACTAA CCTTGAAGCACCACACATCGAAGCTGAAGGATTTCTCTGACCTTATCCACGTGGAAACATTTGGCTTCCGAGGGGAAGCCCTCAGCTCTCTTTGTGCCCTCAG tgACCTCAGTGTTGTGACCTGTCATGAGGCTGCCCAGGTGGGCACCAAGCTGGTGTTTGACCACAACGGTCACCTGACCCAACGGTCACCCCACCCCAGGCAGCAGGGCACCACAGTCAGCCTGTCGCAGCTCTTCTACACCCTGCCTGTCCGACACAAGGAATTCCAACGCAACATCAAAAAG GAATACACCAAGATGATTCACGTGCTCCAGTCCTACTGCATCGTCTCTACAGGGGTTCGTATCACCTGCACCAACCAGACGGGACAGGGCAAACGCACCCCGGTCCTCTGCACCAGCGGCAAACAGAGCATGAGGGATAACATTGGAGCCATATTTGGCCCCAAACAGTTGCAGAGTCTGCTTCTATTCCAGCAGCTCTCCCCAACAGACAACATCAAGGAGGATTATGGACTGAGTAATGCAGACCTACCCAAAGACCTCTTCACAATCTCCGGTTTTGTGTCGCGAGGGGATCATGGTGTCGGGAGAAgtgccacagacagacagttctTTTACATCAACAACCGACCGTGTGATCCTTCTAAGGTCTCCAAGGTTGTGAATGAAGTGTATCACATGTTTAACAGACATCAGTATCCATTTGTTGCATTGAACATCACTGTTGCCTCAGAGTGTGTGGATGTGAATGTCACTCCAGACAAGCGTCAGATCTTCCTCCAGGAGGAGAAGCTCCTGCTAGCCATCATGAAAAGCTCTCTCATCGCCATGTACGAGACTGGAGTCAACAAGATCAGCCTGAACCACATGTCCTACTCCACCACCAGTAAACACACTTTACAAGATTCCTACAGACCAGCAGAGCCTCCATCTGATATGGAAGGATGCCAGGTTCCATCATCTGAGATGGCTCCTGAAGCTGGAGATGATTCAGAATCTGTTATACCAAGCCCCCAGCCTTTTCTCAACTTGGCTGGATTGAAGGCTGCTTTCTCCATGCACAACAGCCCAGGCAGTGGGTCCAAGTCGAGCGCTACTAAAGCTGCTAACACTGGTCCAACCCAGAAGAAACTGCAGTCTTTCTTCGGAGGCTCTGACAAGAGTCAGAACACACACGGGCCAAGTTTACAATCTCCTTTGAAATCCAGTcgaggtgcagtgaaatgttccCCTGTGGGGAGGTCTGTGCTGGAGGGGTTCAGGTATGGAAGGACGCCGAACAGCGACGTAGACTCTGGCAGAGAGAGCGTCCTGTCAGAGCACAGCTTCCCCACAGCCACCCCAGAGAGTCTCTATGCTACTACAGGGTCAGAGTTCaactcaccagacatcacagtaGATGACGAACCCATTATAAAAAGCGAGGCACTCGATGAACCCTTCAATGAGGAACGCACAGTTGCTAAGCACTTCGACCGGCCGATTGAACAACGTATTTCAGAGACGTCTGTGGAGATGAGCTTCAGTCCCAACGCCAAGAAGGCCAAACTAGAGGATGGTCAGTTCTCCTCGGAGTACAAGACCACACATTCAGCCAGTTCTGAAGGATCCTCTGGGTCTAATGTGGACGCACCAGTCTGTGTACAGAAGAGGGCAGTGCCACTGCAGTTCTCTGTACAGGAGCTGTTTGGGAGGGTGAGAAGGCTACAGGAACAGCGTAGAGAGAAGGCTGAAGACGGGCTGCGCTACAGACGCTTCAGAGCCAAAATCAGCCCTGGAGAGAATCAGAGTGCTGAGGATGAGCTGAAGAAAGAGATATG CAAAGACAGTTTTAAGGACATGGAGATAATCGGACAGTTTAACCTGGGCTTCATCATAACTAAGCTCAACTCTGACATCTTCATGATAGACCAGCACGCCACCGACGAGAAGTACAACTTCGAGATGCTTCAACAACACACTGCACTGCAAGGACAGAGACTCATTGT TCCACAGAATCTCCACCTCACAGCAGTCAGCGAGAACGTTCTCATGGAGAACCTTGAGATCTTCAGAAAGAATGGCTTTGATTTCCTCATAGATGAAGAGG CCCAGGTGATGGAGCGGGTGAAGCTGGTGTCCCTGCCAACCAGTAAGAACTGGACATTTGGTCCGGGGGACATCGAGGAGCTCATCTTCATGTTGAGTGACAGCCCAGGGGTCATGTGTCGACCGTCTCGTGTCAGGCAGATGTTCGCCTCCAGGGCCTGCAGGAAGTCG GTGATGATCGGTACTGCTCTGAGCACCAGTGAGATGAAGAAGCTTGTGGTTCATATGGGGGAGATAGAGCAGCCTTGGAACTGTCCACATGGCAGACCCACTATGAGACACCTTGTAAACTTGAACATCATCTCAGAAGACTGA